In Henriciella litoralis, the genomic window ATTCTCGCCATGGCAGGCAATTACGATGTAACCTTCGATTTCCGCGAGACGGTGGCACTGACAGACGGATACGAACTGAAGGAGCCGAAGCTTTCAGGCGGCTATGAGATCGTGCGGGTGATTGAGGACACGGGTGACTTCATCAGCCTTCAGCACATTCTCGTCGTCGGAGATGAGGGCGAGGAGTTTCCCATCAAGCACTGGCGTCAGGACTGGACGTATGAGCCAACAGAAGTGCTGAGCTTCATTGGCGGGAATGCCTGGGAAATGCGCCCCGTGCCAACCGGAGAAAGCGAAGGCCAATGGGCGCAGGAAGTCTATCAGGTCGACGATTCACCGCGTTATGGTGCCGTCGCCGCCTGGACGCATGACAATCACGTCTCCCAATGGACCCCTCCGGCTGAATGGCGGCCTCTGCCGCGCCGCGACATGACCGCACGTGAGGATTACGACACGGTTCTCGCGGTCAACCGGCACACGATCACGCCGTTTGGCTGGGTGCACGAACAGACAAATTCGAAACTCGTCCTAGATGAGGATCCGAACGTGCTGGTCCGCGAGATCGGCGTGAACACCTACCGCCACTTTGATGACTTCCCGGTCGCGGTCGGCGAAGATTACTTGGCTGCGACAAGCGACTATTGGGCAGGTGTGCGCGGCGCCTGGGAAGCGCTTGAAGATTCCGGCTCACCGTTCGGCCTGACCATGCAGGGGGAACCGGAAGCGCTCTACCAGCCGCTGCTTGAGCTGGCCGGAGAGGTCGAAGACGGCACGAAGAGCACGGATGAGGCCATTTCAGAGGCGTCTGACGTCATTGAGACCTACACCACCCATGAAATCGGCACGCTGGCCGATCGCGTAAGCGCAACCGGCGCCGACCCTGACGGCTCATACTAGACAGCAAAACGCCCCTCTCGATGAACGAGAGGGGCGTTTTGCCTGAATTTCGAATGGAGAGGGCTCGCCGCTAGTCTTCGAAATCCTCGCCCATATCCCCCCAGAGTGCAGGACAGTTAGACGAGACGGCCTCGATCATCACGATCAGCGCCGCCCCGGCCAATATGCACCATGCTGTCGCTGGATTTGCAGCGGCATCCATCACCAGTTCCACCATTGTTTTCACGCCTCGGGCTTGTTTGTTTATCGTTGAGGCGAGTATCGCCTCGACTCTTTAACGAGACCTGATCAAAACGTGACGGAGGCGAGGCAGTTTGTAAGCAAAATGACGCCTTTTCTTTACCCCGCTTTCCAAAGGATTAAAGACAGACGCCATGAGCCGACCTGCAACGACCCGTTCAAGAAAAGCCCCCGACAGGGTCTGGCAGCGCATGCTGTCCGGGCGCCGTCTTGACCTGCTTGACCCATCACCATTGGATATTGAGGTCGACGACATTGCGCACGGACTGGCCCGCGTGGCCCGCTGGAATGGGCAGACTCTCGGCGATCATGCCTTTTCCGTCGCCCAGCACAGCGTCATCGTGGAATTCATCTGCGGCGAACTCGAACCAGGCCTTAAACCTTTCGAACGCTTGATGGCGCTGCACCATGACGCGGCCGAATATGTCATTGGCGACATGATCTCACCGTTCAAGACCGTGCTCGGCGATGGCTATAAATCTGTGGAGAACAGGCTGACCGAAGCGGTTCACCTGCGCTTTGGCCTGCCGGCGCGTCTGCCCGCACCGCTTAAACGTCTTATCAAGCGGGCCGATCATATCTGTGCCTGGTTCGAAGCCACGCAACTTGCCGGATTTTCAACGGGGGAAGCGGACAAATTCTTCGGCACGCCGCCCGACGGTCTCGAGATCGAGCTGCAGCCCGAAGCCCCTACCCGTGCGCAGGCCGTCTTTATCAGCCGCCACGAAGCCTTGCTGGCGGCGATGGAGGGGCGCACCTGATGACGGCGACGCTGATCATTGGTCTCTCCGTCGTGATCGTCGCGATGAATGACGAAGACCCGGGCGTGCTGGTGGCCCGGCGCGGCAGTGATCTCGCTGCCCTGCCCTTCGGTACGTTCGATCCGGCAACGCATCGCACCTTTGAAATCGCCCTGAGGGGCTGGGTGCGGGAGCAGACCGGCTTTGATCTTGGCTATGTTGAACAGCTTTACACCTTTGGCGACCGGGACCGTGAAACGCCCGAAGCCACGCTCGCAGATGCGCCGGCCAATGCCCGCGTGGTATCTGTCGGTTATCTCGGCCTGACACCTGACCAGCAAGACCTGCCCAAGCAACTCAAAGCGCGTTGGCGCGGCTGGTATAGCCATTTCCCATGGGAAGATCATCGCACCAGCCGCCCGGCCATTATCGACGATGAAATCGCGCCGCGTCTGGCAACCTGGGCCGCAGGTAGCGATGCGCGGCAGGCGCGGGTGCACCTCGCTTTTGGCCTGAACGGGCATGACTGGAGCGAAGACCGTGTGCTGGAGCGCTATGAGCTGCTCTATGAAGCCGGGCTCGTCATTGAGTGTGCCCGCGATGCCGGCCTGCCTCTGCCGGATGTCAAACTTGGCGAACCGATGGCGTCCGACCACAGGCGGATTCTGGCCACCGCGATGGAGCGCCTGCGCGGCAAGATCCGCTATCGTCCTGTCGTCTTCGAACTAATGCCGAACCGGTTCACGCTGTCTGCCTTGCAGGCGACCTGCGAAGGTGTTCTCGGCCTGCCGCTTCACAAGCAGAACTTCCGGCGTTCGCTGGAGCGCACGGGGCTTGTCGAAGGCACCGGCGAGATGATGTCGGCAACAGGCGGGCGACCGGCTGAGCTTTACCGCTTCAAGCGTGAGAAAGTCCGCAAAAGCGCGGCGCTTGGCATCTCAGCGCCGACGGTGCGCCGCGAGCCTTAATGATGCAGCTGCCGGATGCGCGCCCAGACGCGTGGGTTGAATACGGCAAGCAAGAGCGGGAACAGCACAAAGCCGCCCGCAAGACCGCCAATATGCGCCGCCCAGGCTAGCCTGATCCCAACCGCGCCGGCCAGCAGCTCGCCGGTCACAGCAATCGCAATGTTGATCAAGAGCCAGGGCACCGACATGCGGATCGCCTGCTTATAACCGCCCATGATCCAGCCGACAGCCGGCAAGAAGCCCGAGAGGGCAGACGACGTACCGATCGCGAGTTCTGACTGTCCGGTAAGGTCACTCCATCCAATCTGGAACAGTGCGCCGGCAATGGCCGCCCCGACAAAGAAGATCAGGAAGCCGAGCGCGCCCTTAAGGTCTCGCCCAAACGCCATGGCAATCGGCGGCCCGAAAGCGACCATCGCGGTCATGTTCATTGCAAGGTGAAAGATACCGCCATGCAGGAAGACGTGAAGGACAAGCGGCGCGAACCAGCCAAGTGGCCGATAGACGCCCTGAAAATCGGGGCCGCCAGCGATTGCACCTGCCTCAAACATCCATTCGGAAATCGATCGCGGGAAGAGAATCGAATTCTCAGACATCAACTGCACCGTCGATGCGGCGACGATGGCCACCGTCAACAGGATGACGATCAGAGGCATGCCAAAACCAGCCGGAGAAGGCTGGCCCGGCGGCGAGTCAGGGGACGGGTTGTATCTCACGCCGGTCGATATGGGGAGATATAGCGTTGCCTTCCAGCATCAGCTGCGGCTGAATCGATGCCGTTGCGGAAAGAGGTCCGTTGCAATTTGGTCACATATCTTGACCTGACGACACGTTTATATGCAAATATTTTTCTTGCAGTTAAGTTTTTAAGGGTTTTTTTTCTAACTAACGCCCCTCAACCGAGAGTCTCATGCCTTTTAATCATGGTTGGCAACTATATTAAAGTAGCTTGACCACACGGGGTA contains:
- a CDS encoding DUF6607 family protein, which encodes MLNYVRPAAIAALTCALSAPVVTAQDAIADPSFELDRDAILAMAGNYDVTFDFRETVALTDGYELKEPKLSGGYEIVRVIEDTGDFISLQHILVVGDEGEEFPIKHWRQDWTYEPTEVLSFIGGNAWEMRPVPTGESEGQWAQEVYQVDDSPRYGAVAAWTHDNHVSQWTPPAEWRPLPRRDMTAREDYDTVLAVNRHTITPFGWVHEQTNSKLVLDEDPNVLVREIGVNTYRHFDDFPVAVGEDYLAATSDYWAGVRGAWEALEDSGSPFGLTMQGEPEALYQPLLELAGEVEDGTKSTDEAISEASDVIETYTTHEIGTLADRVSATGADPDGSY
- a CDS encoding HD family hydrolase, whose product is MSRPATTRSRKAPDRVWQRMLSGRRLDLLDPSPLDIEVDDIAHGLARVARWNGQTLGDHAFSVAQHSVIVEFICGELEPGLKPFERLMALHHDAAEYVIGDMISPFKTVLGDGYKSVENRLTEAVHLRFGLPARLPAPLKRLIKRADHICAWFEATQLAGFSTGEADKFFGTPPDGLEIELQPEAPTRAQAVFISRHEALLAAMEGRT
- a CDS encoding NUDIX hydrolase; translation: MTATLIIGLSVVIVAMNDEDPGVLVARRGSDLAALPFGTFDPATHRTFEIALRGWVREQTGFDLGYVEQLYTFGDRDRETPEATLADAPANARVVSVGYLGLTPDQQDLPKQLKARWRGWYSHFPWEDHRTSRPAIIDDEIAPRLATWAAGSDARQARVHLAFGLNGHDWSEDRVLERYELLYEAGLVIECARDAGLPLPDVKLGEPMASDHRRILATAMERLRGKIRYRPVVFELMPNRFTLSALQATCEGVLGLPLHKQNFRRSLERTGLVEGTGEMMSATGGRPAELYRFKREKVRKSAALGISAPTVRREP
- a CDS encoding rhomboid family intramembrane serine protease, which produces MPLIVILLTVAIVAASTVQLMSENSILFPRSISEWMFEAGAIAGGPDFQGVYRPLGWFAPLVLHVFLHGGIFHLAMNMTAMVAFGPPIAMAFGRDLKGALGFLIFFVGAAIAGALFQIGWSDLTGQSELAIGTSSALSGFLPAVGWIMGGYKQAIRMSVPWLLINIAIAVTGELLAGAVGIRLAWAAHIGGLAGGFVLFPLLLAVFNPRVWARIRQLHH